In one window of Streptomyces sp. NBC_00193 DNA:
- a CDS encoding protein meaA, with product MTERQKDRPWLMRTYAGHSTAEASNELYRRNLAKGQTGLSVAFDLPTQTGYDPDHILARGEVGRVGVPVSHLGDMRRLFQDIPLEQMNTSMTINATAMWLLALYQVAAEEQGADISQLQGTTQNDIVKEYLSRGTHVFPPGPSLRLTTDMIAYTVNHIPKWNPINICSYHLQEAGATPVQEISYAMSTAIAVLDSVRDSGQVPPERFGEVVARISFFVNAGVRFIEEMCKMRAFGRIWDKVTRERYGIENDKQRRFRYGVQVNSLGLTEAQPENNVQRIVLEMLAVTLSKDARARAVQLPAWNEALGLPRPWDQQWSLRIQQVLAHESDLLEYEDIFAGSHVIEAKVESLVAECLAEIDRIQEMGGAMAAVESGYLKGELVSSHAARRARIEDGQDKIVGVNCFQQTEENPLTSDLDGAIMTVDGALEAQTVERIGRWKAERQESSDRQGGGDPFVFPTVMQALDRLKEAAAGDENLMEATLECARAGVTTGEWSSALREVFGEFRAPTGVSSAPVAVTAEEGTPMALVRAKVSRTAEDLGSGRLRLLVGKPGLDGHSNGAEQIAVRARDAGFEVVYQGIRLTPEEISSAALAEDVHCVGLSILSGSHSALVPDVLERLRAAGAGDIPVVLGGIIPNADAVALKEAGVAAVFTPKDFGITEIIGRIVDEIRKANKLHPIGDADGDDINDIVNTAASTEVPA from the coding sequence ATGACAGAGCGCCAGAAGGACCGTCCGTGGCTCATGCGGACGTACGCCGGCCACTCCACGGCCGAGGCGTCCAACGAGCTGTACCGCCGCAACCTCGCCAAGGGCCAGACCGGCCTGTCGGTCGCGTTCGACCTGCCGACACAGACCGGCTACGACCCCGACCACATCCTCGCCCGCGGCGAGGTCGGCCGGGTCGGGGTCCCGGTCTCCCATCTGGGCGACATGCGGCGGCTGTTCCAGGACATCCCCCTGGAACAGATGAACACCTCGATGACGATCAACGCCACCGCCATGTGGCTGCTGGCGCTCTACCAGGTGGCCGCCGAGGAGCAGGGCGCGGACATCTCCCAGCTCCAGGGCACCACCCAGAACGACATCGTCAAGGAGTACCTCTCGCGCGGGACGCACGTCTTCCCGCCCGGGCCCTCGCTCCGCCTGACGACGGACATGATCGCGTACACGGTCAACCACATCCCGAAGTGGAACCCGATCAACATCTGCAGCTACCACCTGCAGGAGGCCGGGGCCACTCCGGTCCAGGAGATCTCGTACGCGATGTCCACGGCCATCGCGGTCCTGGACTCGGTGCGCGACTCGGGCCAGGTCCCGCCGGAGCGGTTCGGCGAGGTCGTCGCCCGGATCTCCTTCTTCGTGAACGCGGGCGTCCGCTTCATCGAGGAGATGTGCAAGATGCGCGCCTTCGGCCGCATCTGGGACAAGGTCACCCGCGAGCGCTACGGCATCGAGAACGACAAGCAGCGCCGCTTCCGCTACGGCGTCCAGGTCAACTCCCTGGGCCTGACCGAGGCGCAGCCGGAGAACAACGTCCAGCGCATCGTGCTGGAGATGCTCGCGGTCACCCTCTCCAAGGACGCCCGCGCCCGCGCCGTGCAGCTGCCGGCCTGGAACGAGGCGCTGGGTCTTCCCCGGCCCTGGGACCAGCAGTGGTCGCTGCGCATCCAGCAGGTCCTGGCCCACGAGAGCGACCTGCTGGAGTACGAGGACATCTTCGCCGGCTCGCACGTGATCGAGGCCAAGGTCGAGTCCCTGGTGGCCGAGTGCCTGGCCGAGATCGACCGGATCCAGGAGATGGGCGGCGCGATGGCGGCCGTCGAGTCCGGGTACCTCAAGGGCGAGCTGGTCTCCTCGCACGCCGCGCGGCGGGCCCGGATCGAGGACGGCCAGGACAAGATCGTCGGCGTCAACTGCTTCCAGCAGACCGAGGAGAACCCGCTCACCTCCGACCTGGACGGCGCCATCATGACGGTGGACGGGGCCCTGGAGGCGCAGACCGTCGAGCGCATCGGCCGCTGGAAGGCCGAGCGCCAGGAGTCCTCGGACCGGCAGGGCGGCGGCGACCCGTTCGTCTTCCCCACGGTCATGCAGGCCCTGGACCGGCTCAAGGAGGCCGCCGCCGGGGACGAGAACCTGATGGAGGCCACCCTGGAGTGCGCCCGCGCCGGTGTCACCACCGGCGAGTGGTCGAGCGCGCTGCGCGAGGTGTTCGGCGAATTCCGGGCTCCGACCGGGGTCTCCTCGGCCCCGGTGGCCGTGACCGCCGAGGAGGGGACCCCCATGGCCCTCGTCCGCGCGAAGGTCTCCCGTACCGCCGAGGACCTCGGCTCCGGCCGGCTGCGCCTGCTGGTCGGCAAGCCCGGCCTGGACGGGCACTCCAACGGCGCCGAGCAGATCGCCGTACGGGCCCGCGACGCCGGCTTCGAGGTGGTCTACCAGGGCATCCGGCTGACCCCCGAGGAGATCTCCTCGGCGGCCCTGGCCGAGGACGTGCACTGCGTGGGACTGTCCATCCTGTCCGGTTCGCACAGCGCGCTCGTCCCGGACGTGCTGGAACGCCTGCGCGCGGCGGGGGCGGGTGACATCCCCGTCGTGCTCGGCGGCATCATTCCGAATGCCGACGCCGTGGCGCTCAAGGAGGCCGGGGTGGCGGCGGTCTTCACCCCGAAGGACTTCGGCATCACGGAGATCATCGGCCGTATCGTCGACGAGATCCGCAAGGCCAACAAGCTCCACCCGATCGGCGACGCCGACGGCGATGACATCAACGACATCGTCAACACAGCTGCAAGCACGGAGGTCCCCGCATGA
- a CDS encoding CoA ester lyase: MTTPSSPVNRLRPRRSCLAVPGSNPRFLEKAQGLPADQVFLDLEDACAPLAKEGARHTIVDALNNGDWTGKTRVVRVNDWTTHWTYRDVITVVEGAGQNLDCIMLPKVQDAQQVVALDLLLTQIEKTMGFEVGKIGIEAQIENAKGLVNVDEIAGASPRLETIIFGPADFMASINMKSLVVGMQPPGYGADAYHYILMRILMAARMHDLQAIDGPFLQIKNVDGYREVAGRAAALGFDGKWVLHPGQVDAANEVFSPSQEDYDHAELILDAYDWCTSEAGGKKGSAMLGDEMIDEASRKMALVISGKGRAAGMQRTTKFEIPEA; encoded by the coding sequence ATGACCACGCCCTCTTCCCCGGTCAACCGGCTGCGGCCGCGCCGCTCCTGCCTCGCGGTGCCGGGTTCCAACCCCCGGTTCCTGGAGAAGGCCCAGGGCCTGCCGGCCGACCAGGTCTTCCTGGACCTGGAGGACGCCTGCGCCCCGCTCGCCAAGGAAGGCGCCCGCCACACCATCGTGGACGCGCTGAACAACGGCGACTGGACCGGCAAGACCCGCGTGGTGCGCGTCAACGACTGGACCACGCACTGGACGTACCGCGATGTGATCACGGTCGTCGAGGGCGCCGGTCAGAACCTCGACTGCATCATGCTGCCGAAGGTCCAGGACGCCCAGCAGGTCGTGGCCCTCGACCTCCTGCTGACGCAGATCGAGAAGACGATGGGCTTCGAGGTCGGCAAGATCGGCATCGAGGCGCAGATCGAGAACGCCAAGGGCCTGGTGAACGTCGACGAGATCGCCGGCGCCTCGCCGCGGCTGGAGACCATCATCTTCGGGCCGGCCGACTTCATGGCCTCCATCAACATGAAGTCCCTGGTCGTGGGCATGCAGCCGCCCGGCTACGGCGCGGACGCCTACCACTACATCCTGATGCGGATCCTGATGGCGGCCCGCATGCACGACCTCCAGGCGATCGACGGTCCCTTCCTCCAGATCAAGAACGTCGACGGCTACCGCGAGGTCGCCGGGCGCGCGGCGGCCCTGGGCTTCGACGGCAAGTGGGTGCTGCACCCCGGCCAGGTCGACGCGGCCAACGAGGTCTTCTCCCCCTCCCAGGAGGACTACGACCACGCCGAGCTGATCCTCGACGCGTACGACTGGTGCACCTCCGAGGCGGGCGGCAAGAAGGGCTCCGCGATGCTCGGCGACGAGATGATCGACGAGGCCAGCCGCAAGATGGCCCTGGTCATCTCGGGCAAGGGCCGCGCCGCCGGCATGCAGCGCACCACCAAGTTCGAGATCCCGGAGGCCTGA
- a CDS encoding MaoC family dehydratase — protein MQFGRTYEEFEIGAVYKHWPGKTVTEYDDHLFCLLTMNHHPLHMDSNYAENTTDFGKNVVVGNYIYSLLLGMSVPDVSGKAIANLEIESLRHVAPTFHGDTIYGETTVLDKTPSKSKNDRGIVYVETKGYKQDGTLVCVFRRKVMVPTETYIKERGGEQPGRPTLKEQGK, from the coding sequence ATGCAGTTCGGACGCACCTACGAAGAGTTCGAGATCGGCGCGGTCTACAAGCACTGGCCCGGAAAGACGGTCACCGAGTACGACGACCACCTCTTCTGCCTGCTGACCATGAACCACCACCCGCTCCACATGGACAGCAACTACGCCGAGAACACGACCGACTTCGGCAAGAACGTCGTCGTGGGCAACTACATCTACTCGCTGCTGCTGGGCATGTCCGTGCCGGACGTCTCCGGCAAGGCGATCGCCAACCTGGAGATCGAGTCGCTGCGCCACGTGGCGCCGACCTTCCACGGCGACACGATCTACGGCGAGACCACGGTCCTCGACAAGACCCCGTCCAAGTCGAAGAACGACCGCGGCATCGTCTACGTCGAGACCAAGGGCTACAAGCAGGACGGCACCCTCGTCTGCGTCTTCCGGCGCAAGGTGATGGTCCCGACCGAGACGTACATCAAGGAGCGCGGCGGCGAGCAGCCCGGCCGCCCCACGCTGAAGGAACAGGGGAAGTAG
- a CDS encoding acyl-CoA dehydrogenase family protein: MSRLAQTAGLTDDQRDILKTVREFVDKEIIPVATELEHRDEYPQQIVDGLKELGLFGLMIPEEYGGLGESLLTYALCVEEIARGWMSVSGIINTHFIVAYMLKQHGTQEQKEYFLPRMALGEVRGAFSMSEPGLGSDVSAITSKAVQDGDEYVLNGQKMWLTNGGTSTLVAVLVRSDEGHPEGTAPHKSMTTFLIEKEAGFGEVRPGLTIPGKIDKMGYKGVDTTELIMDGLRIPANRVLGGETGRGFYQMMDGVEVGRVNVAARGCGVAQRAFELGVSYAQQRHTFGKAIAEHQAIQFKLAEMATKVEAAHAMMVNAARKKDSGERNDLEAGMAKYLASEYCKEVVEDAFRIHGGYGFSKEYEIERLYREAPMLLIGEGTAEIQKMIIGRRLLEEYRLQG, encoded by the coding sequence ATGAGCCGACTTGCCCAGACCGCCGGCCTGACGGACGACCAGAGGGACATCCTCAAGACCGTCCGGGAGTTCGTCGACAAGGAGATCATCCCGGTCGCGACCGAGCTGGAGCACCGGGACGAGTACCCGCAGCAGATCGTCGACGGCCTCAAGGAACTCGGCCTCTTCGGCCTGATGATCCCGGAGGAGTACGGCGGCCTGGGTGAGTCGCTGCTCACCTACGCTCTGTGCGTCGAGGAGATCGCGCGCGGCTGGATGTCCGTCTCGGGCATCATCAACACGCACTTCATCGTGGCGTACATGCTCAAGCAGCACGGCACCCAGGAGCAGAAGGAGTACTTCCTTCCGCGGATGGCGCTGGGCGAGGTGCGCGGCGCGTTCTCGATGTCCGAGCCGGGGCTCGGCTCCGATGTGTCGGCCATCACCTCCAAGGCGGTGCAGGACGGCGACGAGTACGTCCTGAACGGCCAGAAGATGTGGCTGACGAACGGCGGCACGTCCACGCTCGTGGCCGTCCTCGTCCGCAGTGACGAAGGACACCCGGAGGGCACCGCGCCCCACAAGTCGATGACGACCTTCTTGATCGAGAAGGAGGCCGGCTTCGGCGAGGTGCGTCCCGGTCTGACCATCCCGGGCAAGATCGACAAGATGGGCTACAAGGGGGTCGACACCACCGAGCTCATCATGGACGGACTGCGCATTCCGGCCAATCGGGTCCTGGGCGGGGAGACCGGCCGAGGGTTTTACCAAATGATGGACGGGGTCGAGGTCGGCCGCGTCAACGTGGCGGCCCGTGGTTGCGGCGTCGCACAGCGTGCGTTCGAACTGGGTGTCTCGTATGCCCAGCAACGTCACACTTTCGGCAAGGCCATCGCCGAGCACCAGGCGATCCAGTTCAAGCTGGCCGAGATGGCTACCAAGGTCGAAGCCGCCCATGCGATGATGGTCAATGCAGCACGCAAAAAGGACTCCGGGGAACGAAACGACCTCGAAGCAGGGATGGCGAAGTACCTCGCCTCCGAGTACTGCAAGGAGGTGGTGGAGGACGCGTTCCGTATCCACGGCGGCTACGGCTTCTCGAAGGAGTACGAGATCGAGCGTCTCTACCGAGAGGCACCCATGCTGCTCATCGGTGAAGGTACCGCCGAGATCCAGAAAATGATCATCGGGCGACGCCTGCTCGAGGAGTACCGACTCCAGGGCTGA
- a CDS encoding phosphatidylserine decarboxylase, with the protein MPHSQTSAPRVGLLGGRLARGASPWLLPTVATAALSLTRARKSGRWAAVAVPTTALAAGMLWFFRDPEREITQGRVISPADGVVQSIMPWKDGRTRVAIFMSPLNVHVNRAPLAGTVTSVEHIPGGFVPAFNKESENNERVVWHFDTELGDIEMVQIAGAVARRIVPYLPAGTKVEQGERIGLIRFGSRVDIYLPEGVEVAVEVGQATTAGVTRIDRD; encoded by the coding sequence ATGCCCCACAGCCAAACCTCTGCACCTCGCGTCGGCCTCCTCGGTGGACGCCTCGCGCGCGGAGCATCGCCGTGGCTTCTGCCGACCGTCGCCACCGCCGCCCTCAGCCTCACCCGGGCCCGCAAGTCCGGGCGCTGGGCGGCAGTGGCCGTGCCCACCACCGCGCTCGCGGCGGGCATGCTGTGGTTCTTCCGCGACCCCGAGCGCGAGATCACGCAGGGCCGGGTCATTTCGCCCGCCGACGGTGTGGTGCAGAGCATCATGCCGTGGAAGGACGGGCGCACCCGCGTCGCGATCTTCATGAGCCCCCTGAACGTCCACGTCAACCGCGCGCCCCTCGCGGGCACGGTGACGTCCGTGGAGCACATCCCCGGTGGATTCGTTCCGGCGTTCAACAAGGAGAGCGAAAACAACGAGCGCGTCGTCTGGCACTTCGACACCGAGCTCGGCGACATCGAGATGGTGCAGATCGCCGGCGCCGTCGCCCGTCGCATCGTCCCGTACCTGCCGGCCGGCACCAAGGTGGAGCAGGGCGAACGCATCGGTCTGATCCGCTTCGGCTCCCGCGTCGACATCTACCTCCCCGAGGGCGTCGAGGTCGCGGTCGAGGTCGGACAGGCCACCACCGCGGGGGTGACCCGAATTGACCGTGACTGA
- the pssA gene encoding CDP-diacylglycerol--serine O-phosphatidyltransferase yields the protein MTEPETPAAGWVPEASSEEESTEDDMPLSLRLSIADTLTLGNATCGFMAVYFTTTGILIPHLTGSGESGMARSSAATAVILMLLAAVFDLFDGIVARKLRSSPMGAELDNLSDLISFGLAPAYFVLVYGMVADDAVQKMSALAAIVVLLAVVLRLARFSCVAMKDGMFQGMPSPFGALTVVSIVLLELPFIPTLLAIVGVAWLMVSRVEYPKPRGVLAVAMLSWIVAAMGLLAAWAFDAPGGGLLLQTGCALQIALAATIPLFATTRRANTFRHNRREARATQAP from the coding sequence GTGACTGAACCTGAAACCCCGGCTGCGGGCTGGGTGCCCGAGGCGTCGTCCGAGGAGGAGTCCACCGAGGACGACATGCCGCTGTCACTGCGGCTGTCGATAGCGGACACCCTCACCCTCGGCAACGCGACGTGCGGATTCATGGCGGTGTACTTCACCACCACCGGGATCCTCATCCCGCACCTCACCGGCAGCGGCGAGTCGGGCATGGCCCGCAGCAGCGCGGCCACGGCCGTGATACTGATGCTGCTCGCCGCGGTCTTCGACCTCTTCGACGGCATCGTGGCCCGCAAGCTGCGCAGCTCGCCGATGGGTGCGGAGCTGGACAACCTGTCCGACCTGATCAGCTTCGGGCTGGCTCCGGCGTACTTCGTCCTCGTCTACGGCATGGTCGCCGACGACGCGGTGCAGAAGATGTCGGCGCTGGCGGCGATCGTCGTCCTGCTGGCCGTCGTCCTGCGCCTCGCGAGATTCAGCTGCGTGGCGATGAAGGACGGCATGTTCCAGGGCATGCCGAGCCCCTTCGGTGCGCTGACGGTCGTCTCGATCGTGCTGCTGGAGCTGCCGTTCATCCCGACCCTGCTGGCGATCGTCGGCGTGGCCTGGCTGATGGTGAGCCGGGTCGAGTACCCCAAGCCGCGGGGTGTCCTCGCGGTGGCGATGCTCAGCTGGATCGTCGCGGCGATGGGTCTGCTGGCCGCGTGGGCGTTCGACGCGCCGGGCGGCGGGCTGCTGCTCCAGACCGGCTGCGCGCTGCAGATCGCTCTGGCGGCGACCATTCCGCTGTTCGCGACGACCCGTCGCGCGAACACGTTCCGCCACAACCGTCGCGAGGCAAGGGCCACCCAGGCCCCGTAA
- a CDS encoding AlkA N-terminal domain-containing protein → MHTDTERCVRAVQSKDARFDGWFFTAVRTTGIYCRPSCPAVPPKVENMTFLPSAAACQQNGYRACKRCRPDTSPGSPEWNARADAVARAMRLIQDGVVDREGVPGLAARLGYSARQVERQLGAELGAGPLALARAQRAQTARLLIETSGLPMGDIAFAAGFSSIRTFNDTVREVFALAPSELRARAAGRGAAPGAGPGQVPGTISLRLPFRAPLTPDNLFGHLAATAVPGVEEWRAGAYRRTLRLPYGTGVVALTPQPDHIGCRLALTDLRDLTIAISRCRRLLDLDADPEAVDEQLSADPLLAPLVAKAPGRRVPRTVDAEEFAVRAVLGQQVSTAAARTHAARLVRALGEPVTDPDPEGGLTHLFPTSQALAGLDPESLALPRSRRTTFTTLVSALADGSLPLGIDSDWEAARARLGALPGFGPWTTEIIAMRALGDPDAFIPADLGIRRAAKGLGLPSTPAALTARAAHWRPWRAYAVQYLWATEDHAINVLPV, encoded by the coding sequence ATGCACACCGATACGGAGCGTTGCGTACGGGCCGTCCAGTCGAAGGACGCACGGTTCGACGGCTGGTTCTTCACCGCCGTGAGGACCACCGGCATCTACTGCCGCCCCAGCTGCCCCGCCGTACCGCCGAAGGTCGAGAACATGACCTTCCTGCCCAGCGCCGCCGCCTGCCAGCAGAACGGCTACCGGGCCTGCAAGCGGTGCCGGCCCGACACCTCCCCCGGCTCCCCCGAGTGGAACGCCCGCGCCGACGCCGTCGCCCGCGCCATGCGCCTCATCCAGGACGGGGTGGTCGACCGCGAGGGCGTCCCGGGGCTGGCCGCCCGCCTGGGGTACTCCGCCCGCCAGGTGGAGCGCCAGCTGGGCGCCGAGCTCGGCGCGGGGCCGCTCGCCCTGGCCAGGGCCCAGCGCGCACAGACCGCCCGGCTGCTGATCGAAACCTCCGGGCTCCCGATGGGCGACATCGCCTTCGCCGCCGGGTTCTCCTCGATCCGGACCTTCAACGACACCGTCCGCGAGGTCTTCGCCCTGGCCCCGAGCGAGCTCCGGGCGCGGGCGGCCGGCCGGGGGGCCGCCCCGGGTGCCGGACCCGGCCAGGTGCCGGGCACCATCAGCCTGCGGCTGCCCTTCCGTGCCCCGCTCACCCCCGACAACCTCTTCGGCCACCTCGCCGCGACCGCCGTCCCCGGGGTCGAGGAGTGGCGGGCGGGCGCCTACCGCCGCACGCTCCGGCTGCCGTACGGCACCGGCGTCGTCGCCCTCACCCCGCAGCCCGACCACATCGGCTGCCGGCTCGCCCTCACCGACCTGCGCGACCTCACCATCGCCATCAGCCGCTGCCGCCGGCTCCTGGACCTCGACGCGGACCCCGAGGCCGTGGACGAGCAGCTGAGCGCCGACCCGCTGCTGGCCCCGCTCGTGGCCAAGGCTCCCGGCCGCCGGGTGCCGCGTACCGTCGACGCGGAGGAGTTCGCCGTACGGGCGGTGCTCGGCCAGCAGGTGTCCACCGCGGCGGCCCGTACGCACGCGGCCCGCCTGGTCCGCGCCCTCGGCGAGCCGGTGACCGATCCGGACCCCGAGGGCGGGCTGACCCACCTGTTCCCCACCTCGCAGGCGCTGGCCGGGCTGGACCCGGAGTCCCTGGCCCTGCCGCGCAGCCGGCGGACCACCTTCACCACGCTCGTCTCGGCCCTCGCCGACGGCTCGCTCCCGCTCGGCATCGACAGCGACTGGGAGGCGGCCCGCGCCCGGCTGGGCGCGCTGCCCGGTTTCGGGCCGTGGACCACCGAGATCATCGCGATGCGGGCGCTGGGCGACCCGGACGCCTTCATTCCGGCCGACCTGGGGATCCGCCGGGCGGCGAAGGGGCTCGGGCTGCCCTCCACGCCCGCGGCGCTGACGGCCCGCGCGGCGCACTGGCGGCCCTGGCGCGCCTACGCCGTGCAGTACCTGTGGGCCACCGAGGACCACGCCATCAACGTCCTGCCCGTCTGA
- a CDS encoding methylated-DNA--[protein]-cysteine S-methyltransferase, whose amino-acid sequence MSSSTKQHTVVDSPYGPLTLVAADGFLCGLYMTGQRHRPAEEAFGERVAAGEAPFPEVVRQLTAYFAGELTEFDLPVRLEGTEFQRSVWEQLVRIPYGQTWSYGELAAELGKPNASRAVGLANGKNPVGIIVPCHRVIGASGSMTGYGGGIDRKVRLLAFESGAEQL is encoded by the coding sequence ATGAGCAGCAGTACCAAGCAGCACACCGTCGTGGACAGCCCCTACGGGCCGCTCACCCTCGTCGCCGCCGACGGGTTCCTCTGCGGCCTCTACATGACCGGACAGCGCCACCGCCCGGCCGAGGAGGCCTTCGGGGAGCGCGTCGCGGCCGGTGAGGCCCCCTTCCCCGAGGTGGTGCGGCAGCTGACCGCGTACTTCGCCGGAGAGCTCACCGAGTTCGACCTGCCGGTCCGGCTGGAGGGCACCGAGTTCCAGCGCAGCGTGTGGGAGCAGCTCGTACGGATCCCCTACGGGCAGACCTGGTCCTACGGGGAACTGGCCGCCGAGCTCGGCAAGCCGAACGCCTCGCGCGCGGTGGGGCTGGCCAACGGGAAGAACCCGGTCGGCATCATCGTGCCGTGCCACCGCGTGATCGGGGCGTCCGGCTCCATGACCGGCTACGGCGGCGGCATCGACCGCAAGGTGCGCCTGCTGGCCTTCGAGTCCGGGGCCGAGCAGCTCTAG
- a CDS encoding GNAT family N-acetyltransferase, whose protein sequence is MTTDHGSGPTLTTGEGDTALDDRLTEELTAFNAAATGVSDHGTFSVKVTDEAGELIGGLSASTWGGLCGIELLWVREDSRKDGWGGRILRAAETEARRRGCDRVAVSSYTFQAPGFYERQGYAEVARIPGVQGEHADVHLLKSLTGPDAPETT, encoded by the coding sequence GTGACGACTGACCACGGCTCCGGCCCGACCCTGACCACCGGCGAGGGCGACACCGCGCTCGACGACCGGCTGACCGAGGAACTCACCGCCTTCAACGCGGCCGCCACCGGTGTGTCCGACCACGGCACGTTCTCGGTCAAAGTCACGGACGAAGCGGGCGAACTGATCGGCGGCCTCTCCGCGTCGACCTGGGGCGGCCTGTGCGGGATCGAGCTGCTGTGGGTCCGCGAGGACAGCCGCAAGGACGGCTGGGGCGGCAGGATCCTGCGGGCGGCGGAGACGGAGGCACGGCGACGCGGCTGCGATCGCGTGGCCGTCTCCTCGTACACCTTCCAGGCCCCGGGCTTCTACGAACGCCAGGGCTATGCCGAGGTCGCACGGATCCCGGGCGTCCAGGGAGAGCACGCGGACGTGCACCTGCTCAAGTCGCTGACCGGGCCGGACGCCCCGGAGACGACCTAG
- a CDS encoding CatB-related O-acetyltransferase, with translation MSALPADPTVLHPFPGQPRVVLLKPLVTSPLIEVGEYSYYDDPDDPTAFETRNVLYHYGPEKLVIGKFCALGTGVRFLMNGANHRMDGPSTFPFPIMGGSWADHFDLLAGLPGRGDTVVGNDVWFGYGAMVMPGVRIGHGAIIAAGAVVVDDVPDYGIAGGNPATLIRTRHTGEEIARLLALAWWDWPVEHLTRHIRTVMSGTVADLEAVAPPA, from the coding sequence GTGAGCGCCCTTCCCGCGGACCCGACGGTGCTCCACCCGTTTCCCGGCCAGCCGCGCGTGGTGCTGCTGAAGCCGCTGGTCACCTCGCCGCTGATCGAGGTGGGGGAGTACTCCTACTACGACGACCCGGACGATCCCACCGCGTTCGAGACCCGCAACGTGCTCTACCACTACGGGCCGGAGAAGCTGGTCATCGGGAAGTTCTGCGCGCTGGGCACCGGGGTCCGGTTCCTCATGAACGGCGCCAACCACCGCATGGACGGCCCCTCCACCTTCCCCTTCCCCATCATGGGCGGGTCCTGGGCCGACCACTTCGACCTGCTCGCCGGCCTGCCCGGCCGGGGCGACACCGTCGTCGGCAACGACGTCTGGTTCGGCTACGGCGCGATGGTCATGCCCGGGGTGCGCATCGGGCACGGCGCGATCATCGCCGCCGGCGCCGTGGTCGTGGACGACGTCCCCGACTACGGGATCGCCGGCGGCAACCCGGCCACCCTCATCCGCACCCGCCACACCGGCGAGGAGATCGCCCGCCTCCTCGCCCTCGCCTGGTGGGACTGGCCGGTGGAGCACCTCACCCGGCACATCCGTACGGTCATGTCCGGCACCGTCGCCGACCTCGAAGCGGTCGCACCACCGGCCTGA